In bacterium, the genomic stretch TCCCGGATGGCCCGAGCTCGAATGGTCCGAAGTAGAGCGGGTGCAGAGATACTTCGCGCCCTGGAACGAGGAACGTCTCATCCTCGACTCGGTGAACCCGATATCAGAGAACGTAGCTTCAGCCATTGCCTACGTGGACTCGCCGGCCAATCGTGCGTTGATGCGAACGTGAAACACCGCGACTCGAATGATGGCTGTACCGTCATGGCCTCAAGTCTTGCAGGCTCGGGCTAGCCCGGCAGCGCATTCTGCCGGCCAACGCCGATGCACTAGGCGGAAGCGGTCGGAGATGCGATGAACGCCTCAATCCAATCGGGGCTCGTGGTCTCATGCGCCTCGACTTCGAGCCGGCTCTCTGCCATCTCCCGGTCCAGGCCTCGCGCCCGCAAGTCTCGGGAGGTAGGCACCTCGGGGTTTCCGGGTATCCAGAAGAACCACCAGAGCGCTCGAAGAAGGCGCGAACGCCGAGTCGTTGGTCGTCCATGCTCGATTGCAACAACTCTTCCGGTCGGCGCGCACAACCGCCGCGCCTCACGGAGCACACCAAGGCGGGTCGGCCTCGTCATTTCGTGAAGTGCAAGCGAGATCAGCACTCGATCATAGGCCCCGCTGTCGAGTCCGCTCGCAGTCGCATCTGCCTGGACGTAGCTGACACGCGAGTGGGGATCGAGCCTCCGAGCTCGGGCCAGTTGACCTGATCCCAGGTCTACACCCGTGATCTCTACGAGCGGCGCTTCTTCCAGGATCGCGCGCTCCATCGTCCCCGTACCACAACAGAGCGATGCGACTCGCATGCGGGGCTCGAGACGCATCCAACGCACGAACTCGCGGCGGCATCGCCGCTCGCCGCCGAGTGGCAGAAACCCCCACCAGACGATGAGGTCGTAGAGCGGGCTCGCGGCCGCGTAAGCCCAAGCAAGAAAACGACTCGAATAGCCTGCCGACCGAGCCATGACCCATCCTCGCTCCAGATCCAGACCAACTGTAACCCGTCAGATTGGCTCGCACCGGCGCGTTGCCACCTTCGAACCAGGGGACGAGCACAGACGTGGAAGAACGCGGTCAAGATGACCCGTGTACCGTTTTGGAATCACCCCTTGAAGGCTCGGCGGAGCCCGGTGGCGCCAATCCACACGGGTTGACGCCGATCCGTTGGACGGGCGGAGCGATGGCACTCTACGACTCGATCGGCCGCGGGTATGGCGAGCGGCGGAAGCAAGACCCCCGGATCGCTGAGCGAATCGCCTGGGCGTTGGGGAGTTCTGAGAGCGTCGTCAACGTCGGCGCAGGCACGGGCTCCTACGAGCCGCGTGATCGCACACTCGTCGCAGTGGAGCCATCCAAGGTGATGATTCGTCAGCGGCCATCCGAGGCGCCGCCTGCGGTGCGCGCTTCGGCGACCGATCTTCCCTTCCGTGACGAGAGCTTCGACGCGTCGCTCGCGGTCCTCACACTCCACCATTGGCCCGACATCTCGCGGGGCATCGAGGAACTAAGGCGCGTTGCCCGAAAAACGGTGGTCATTCTTACCTTCGACACGTCCGTGGATGGTTTCTGGCTCACGGACTACTTTCCAGAGATTCTGGAGGTAGATCGCCGCATGATGCCGGCGCTGTCGACAATCCAACATCTCCTGGGCACGTCGAAGGTCTTCTATGTTCCCATTCCACATGACTGCACGGATGGATTTCTCGGAGCGTACTGGCGGCGCCCGCATGCCTATCTCGACGCCGGAATTCGATCGGCCATTTCCGTTCTTTCCCTGATTGGAAGTCTGGAGCCGGGCGTCTCCAGGCTTCGAGCCGATCTCGAATCGGGCGCCTGGCGCCGCCAGTATCGCCACCTCCTCGATCGCTCTGAGATCGATCTTGGATTTAGGCTGGTCGTTGCCTAACCGGAGATCACCGTCACCCAGTTGAAGCCCAGATCCGTTTCGCAGCCTCGAATGGGTGCCAGGAAATCGGGACCCATCCTGCTATTTCCGCTTGAATGGAGGCAATCCCAACGATGAGGAGCGGCCTGTCCGTCGGATTGGGAGTTCTGCAGGCGTTCATCGGTGTCGGCGCGGTGGCGGGCGGACTTGGGCTGGTGTTGGACCCGACTGGTGGGGGTCTCGGAATACCGCTCGAGCTGCTCCAGAGAACGCCCTTCGCAACCTTCTTGATTCCGGGGACCGTCCTCTTCGCTGTAAACGGCCTGGGCAGCCTCATGGGATCCGTCGCGACCTTCGTGCGACG encodes the following:
- a CDS encoding methyltransferase domain-containing protein, with the protein product MARSAGYSSRFLAWAYAAASPLYDLIVWWGFLPLGGERRCRREFVRWMRLEPRMRVASLCCGTGTMERAILEEAPLVEITGVDLGSGQLARARRLDPHSRVSYVQADATASGLDSGAYDRVLISLALHEMTRPTRLGVLREARRLCAPTGRVVAIEHGRPTTRRSRLLRALWWFFWIPGNPEVPTSRDLRARGLDREMAESRLEVEAHETTSPDWIEAFIASPTASA
- a CDS encoding class I SAM-dependent methyltransferase, with the translated sequence MALYDSIGRGYGERRKQDPRIAERIAWALGSSESVVNVGAGTGSYEPRDRTLVAVEPSKVMIRQRPSEAPPAVRASATDLPFRDESFDASLAVLTLHHWPDISRGIEELRRVARKTVVILTFDTSVDGFWLTDYFPEILEVDRRMMPALSTIQHLLGTSKVFYVPIPHDCTDGFLGAYWRRPHAYLDAGIRSAISVLSLIGSLEPGVSRLRADLESGAWRRQYRHLLDRSEIDLGFRLVVA